Genomic segment of Alligator mississippiensis isolate rAllMis1 chromosome 6, rAllMis1, whole genome shotgun sequence:
cagggaggtgatacttcccctctatagggcgctggtcagaccgcagttggagtactgcgtgcaattctgggcgccacacttcaggaaggatgcggataacctggagagggtacagagaagggcaactcgtatggtcaagggcctgcagaccaagccctacgaggaaagactagagaaactggaccttttcagcctccgcaagagaaggttgagaggcgaccttgtggctgcctataagttcatcacgggggcacagaagggaattggtgaggatttattcaccaaggcgcccccgggggttacaagaaacaatggccacaagctagcagagagcagatttagattggacattaggaagaacttcttcacagttcgagtagccaaggtctggaacgggctcccaagggaggtggtgctctcccctaccctgggggtcttcaggaggaggttagacgagtatctagctggggtcatctagacccagcactctttcctgcctatgcagggggtcggactcgatgacctactgaggtcccttccgaccctaacatctatgaaactatgaaactatgaaaatggttccactggccagatctagcccatacGTTCCCACACCCTGTGCTAGAACATGTCAAGACTGTGGGCTAGAGGTTGTGCCTCTGTGTATGTCCATAACTGTTCCAGTCTTAACAGGACTGTATTGCTTGGCACGTATTTCACGTCTAAGCACAAACAAGATCCAGAAAGGTGTTCCTTTGCTTAACTGCCCTGAGGGGCAACATCCAAAAGGGATTCTTAGGGAATGCTGACCATATACCAACAGGCAATAAAATACAGCGATGAAGATGTCCTCTGGGAAGCATTCAACCAGGAATTGGGAGACACAGGCTAAATTCTCTATTTAATCTGAAAGGATTGAAACAGACACCTACCTTCTAGAATAGTGCCTTAACGAAGCTTTAGACTATTTTGAATGGAGGACAATTTCTACCCAACTTTTAAAGTTGTGACACTGTGTAGAAGGAAATTCAGACTGAGAACGAGACAAAACCCAAGAGAAAGCATGACTGAAGCTTAGGAGTTAGGTCACTCACCTGGGGAATGGAagatatgaactttcatttccaaTATTATTTCATGTGACAGTTATTGGATAAAATACAGTTATTGCAGAAGCAGGTACTGAGACCCAGGATTTTCCTTCACCCCCCCAATGTAAGCATCCTAATCAGTAGGCTACAGTCATGGTTTTTCCCCTTACACCCTCACCCTAGCTCTATGGTTCTGAAATCAGTAGGAATATTGGAGAGTGCAACCCTCCTCCAAACAGCCCAACACTTGGGTGTTCAGGTGTTCTCTGGGGTGGAGTGGGATGAGAAATGTGGGTTTGAATTCCATTAGGCTGAGGggattaaatttttaaaatatctagATAAGTACTCTTGACTACTACGTAAGGGGTAAGCAGCAACTCCAACAGCACCAGCCATGCTCAAAAGGGAATTAGCAAGTCCAACTTAGTTCTCTGAACCTTAAGAGGATTCTGAACCCTGGGTCCCAAATGAATTGAGGCACCTCCATGAAGCTCTAGGTGAAGCCCATAAGCCCCAGGGAATGAAATTTAAAACCTACCTGACCTCAGCATTTGCTTTTTTCCTAATTCTTGGTAGCTAAACCCTGAGCAAGCTCCCTGCTCAGTAGGCTAGCTGTTGTGGATCCCAATGAGGTGCCTACCTTTTCCACATACTGTCTAGGAAGACAAGGCACTTTCTAGGACTCTGGATTCTACTCTGAGTCACATATATGAAAGTAAGACATAGCAATACTTTTAGGCACTTAAATCCTCTGTTTGGACTAGCCTTAAACGTTTAATGCAAAGTCATGCCATGAGACAGCTTCATAAATCCCCAGCCATGCGCTTCAACCACTGCACATCACTGCAGATTTTTCTATTCTAGAGCCAACTAAAGTTGCTCAGAAACCTAGTGCCAATGAAATGTGAACTAACATAGGCAAATGGAAAGTCTTAGGAGGCCGGGGTCTTGCCTGGCTTATTATTGAACATTTTACTGCCTCTACTTTTTGTTAAAACAACCTGTGGCTATCTGCTCTTCAGGGAGGGAGAATAACATTGGTCTAGTAAAACAAACCTCTACAGAGAGTAAGCATCAATCCTAGCATATACAGTGCCTTGATGGATCCATTTTGTGAAATACTGCAAAGGAAAGAACATGCAAATGTGGTACACATTGACCCTGTTGTTTATAAAGAAAGATCCAGATACAATCCATTGTCAGAACAAACAGACACTGTAGAAGAGAAGTGAAACAGAGCACAACAGGATCATAATACTTGCTCTTTATAAATACTACTCGACACTTTACTGATTAAAAAGTGCCATACAGCCATTACCCAGTTCATCCATCTTGTTTGTAATGACTGATGCGTAAAATAGGTAATAATATTATcatctccttccctttcccagacTTCATTCCAATGCTACATGCCATGGTTATGCAGGATAATGACATGTGACTGGCTGACTATCCTGACAGGCATGCTGACTTTAGTGATAGAGCAGGAGGTTAATGACCAGGAGTAGTGGCAGCATTTGAGACCAGGATATGTCCCATTGTGCATCCTGCTATCTAGCAAGATATACTTTAAAAGAGGAAAACTTTGAAATTCTTGGCTTCTGTTATGTACTCTACAGAAAATGGGCAAaacatacaggaaaaaaaagcaagctggGGTATTGAGATGGGGAAGGAACAGGGATGTGAAGAAATAGAAGGTTGAAGAAGTATAAAAGCAACACGGAAGAGAAAATGGAGCTGGAGGAACCAGAGAAGTAGCCATAGCAAGGGACTGATGTGttcagagaaaaagagagaagcagTGCCAAGCAGGGACCTCCTTTTTCCCAGTACCCTCTTGTGATCCAGAGGTGTAGAAGGGAGACTATCCAGCATGAGGCGATGAGGACCTAGGTTGTGCCTTTTTCGTTCCATTTAGTTTACAGCTTCTTAACTCAACATGCattcctccacctccccacatCATGAATCTTGCATACTGTTTACTGTCATTGCACTGTTCTATGTGTGCGTAACCCCCCTTTAATTCATCCACAGTTCGTCTCGTCTATTGTGTGCTGTTCTGTGCTTGTACAATGCCTAGCATTCTTACTGGATCCTTTATCACTATAAAAATAAACCTAGCTAATAAACCTCCAAATCTTTTGCACCTTGCTTTACTTAAAACGTGTAGGTGCACGCCCAGCATCTCACATTATAAGTTTGGATTCTATGTCATCCATTTTTCCTTATACTTGGTCTGGTCTAAAAGGATCAGTTAATAACTGAGCTGATTTTTAGTTTCATATTGTGACAGAAGACAAGGCATGTTAGCCTTACACTCCATGCACCGGAAGATGTCTCTTCTTTAGCCGGTATTCAGCAGGGCTATTGAAACTTTACCACATTTTTTTACATCCTTTACAATGGCAAAACACAGtatgcttatttaaaaaacatattttttcactATATTATCTGACTCTTGTTGGAAAGAAGTAGTGGCTTTGGAAAGAAATTCACTATTTTTTAGCCAAACTTGATATTTTTGATTATTTCCTTGTCGTAAATCTTCTAAAAATTCTGCTTTAAGTTTGTTGAGTTCTTCTGCTAGAATCTTCATCTCACTTGAGAGAAAATTTTTAtctaaaaagggaaaagaaaaaaaatgacaaactcTAGTTATATTTTCACACATTTGTAAGCTTCAAAGATCTTACAAATGCCAAACTTTAATGGGGCCTCTCAGGAGAAGTTATACATGCTTGTTAACAAAGCTGGACCCTTTTTATCATTTACATCTGTGGGAATTTCAAAAGTTTTAGCCTGTTGTTACCAGTTTTGCAACTTGCATGGAAGAATGCCAATGCATGCTTTTGTAGTAGTGTTGTTGTAGCCTTGATGGTCAACAGGCAAGGTTTGTGAGGTACAATAATATCTTAGCTTGAACAAACTTTATAGTTAGgacagatgttagacaagcttttaagtATAAAATGGCTTTCCACATTTCTGgaaaagaagcagacacagcttcAGCTAAATATCAGTTAGAACAATTACCTTTTGCATCCTTCATTGTTTGAGAAATAATTCGTCTAAAAGTCTGATCAGCTTGATGGAGGATACTAGCTGCACAGATTGCTCGATCTGCTGCCTGTTCAAGATTAAAACAGTTACGCTTAAGAGTAGAAACGCAAAAAGTCTAAGTAGTTTGAAGTATTCATTGTTCAGGGGTAGGCTGTGGCCTTTAGCAACAGACCTGTTTTGGGAGAAATATGGAATTACAAATTGACACACTGAGGCAGTGCTACTGTTGctcttggggaaaaaaggaaggaacaaCAATTGATGATACCCATTTTATGGGAGGCCAGGAGGCTATTAACTTCCTAATGCAGCCAGACAAATCTATAACAGAATACATTCAAAGGATGCTAAAATACTGGCCAGATGTTTCAATTTAAGACTTTGTGGTAGAGACCATGTATTTCATGCCACAGAGAAAACAACTCATTACACATACAATTCTTTAACTCTATGCTTTTGCTAGTAAGAACTGAGATAGATATTTTTTCAGGTTTTGCCCATGAGTGAACAGAGTATAACTTATAAATAAATAGTAAATTAATTCCATATAATAGTTTATTATATGTATCATATTGTCACATAATTCAGTATATTATGCAGAGGGCCATGTGTTTACAGACATGTAGTGTACCTTTTGCTCAATATTTTCTTCAATTTGTTTCACTGGATTTTTCAAAGCAGTAACCAACAGGCTGATTACCTGTAAACtaagaacaaaaattaaaatgttatcaaAGCAGTTTTACTGAAACTGTTTTTCTTATGTGGCAAAATCATATGATAATATACTGCCACATAAACTAGTTAATGCTCAGTTAAGACTGCCAAGTAAAGTACATAATCCTTATAATGAAAGACAGATGAGAAAAATATTACAATTAATAAAACATAAACTTTAAAATTACGGAAATCATTAGTTAAGgtaaattatataaatattatatcaGTATTACAGCTTAGAAATTCAGTTAATGCTAGAGCTGACATTTGAAAACACACAATAGTCATTCCTAGCAACAGTCCTAACTCTGGCCTACACGCTTATAAATCCTTTCAAAATATACAATATCTAATTATATAATTTACCAGGTTTTGATATGTATATAAGAATTTCAATACAACAACATACTTATCTTCTGAAGTGTATTCAAGCCCTTTCAGAGTGAGACTATTTTGTTCCCAGGTATTTTTATCAAGATTTGGTGCTTCTATCTTTTTTGCCATTAGACATATGATCTCGTCAGGTAAGGGCTGACTTCTCACGCGATTCCTCTGTAAGCAGCATTCAAGTGGACAGTCTAAAAATAACTGGCAGAAGCCTAATGAATCTAAAACAATGAAAACAAGTATTTTTGAAGAAAACCGAAAATTTAAAGTGTAAAAGCAAGACTTTTCAAACACATGTGCGAGGAAGCCTTAATATGAAGTAGAAGTTACTCATACCGCAATACGAAAAAAAAGATAACGATGGTCTTAAATGGCAAAATACTGAACTATTAAGTAAAGGGAAAGCAAAGCAGTTAAACTTCACTGAAACCGCAGTGTCATTATTCTTGCTATACCACAGAATGTCTGGAGTATTCAAACACTGCATCAATGCATAGAAAGACCATAAAAAATTACATTTGCGAGCTAGCTGGTATACTTCGTATCTCATGCTTTGATAATAAAAGTTGTcatccaaaatgaaacacagtGGTCTGGAAGCGGTGGCATTGATCACATAACGACAAGATTTAGCATCAGGTACGTCTGAAGATATTAATCCTTGTTCTCTGAAGCAGGAAACAAAACGTTCCCAGGTGGCTTCTGTCCTGCTtgctggggcagacaggggaTCCCCATTAAGAAGAGCCTGCAGGAAATGTTCAAGGTATACCAGCAGTTCCTGCCGGTATGATTTCCAGCGCGACACCTAGGAAATAAACAAAATGTAGTATGTTTAATATGAATGCCTACTTTACAAAAATATCAGTGGCTGTTGGGAGGGGGGAGCCCAGTCCTCTCACCCTTATTACAGCCTCAGAGAGGTAGAAAGGACCTTGGGGGCTTTGTGCCCAACCCACACACCAGTCTGCATCTCCTTTTCTTCTTTGACTTCACACGTTTCATGTGCCCCTAACCACCCTGCTCCCCATCCAGTCAGTGTCCCAAGCTCTCCCCTTCTGCATCTCCATCCCAGCCACTTGTGTGGTGaaggccccaattcagcaaagtaCCAGGTGCGGGCAATACTGGTGCCTACTTCTAAGGCAGGAGGTGAAGGCTGTCTTTCATTCCCTTTATTTCCTATTATTCAAGCAATAATATTGCATTTACACTTCTATTTTATGTGAATAATAACTGTGTTTTAAAGGGTTATCTTGTTACAATCATTTAAACAATTCTGTATAGGTAGAGATCAGTATATTTCTCAGGATTTCAGTGGCTtcaaggctggaaggggcctcaagacACCATCTACTGTAGAGGTAGCCCAGCCTGTCAGCCTGGAGCCAGGCACGGGGCACCCCACAGACTAACTGGTTAGAGGTATGCTGGCTTTTCGGTTGTgcccgtgttggtctaagggcattggcaggcaaggttctttgggtagatgtgatatcttttattagaccaactgagtagttaggGTTGCGAAccctgtttgaatctattccaggaggtttccagAACGGCGCTGTGCCCATGACACGAACGTGCCCGCTTGCTGGCATATATCATTTATGGATTACAGTGGTCTGGAAGCGGTGGCATTGATCACATAACAACAAGATTTAGAATCAGGTACATCTGGAGATATTAATCCTTGTTCTCTGCAGCAGGAAACTTcatgtcaggaaggcaaatgcgcattactattatatttaaaaaacccactggaatactgtataaatcagattcaacgtTTACTAATTATTGTAATGGATGCTCTATTATTTATCCccccaggtgactctcagcagtcgcCCCGAGATTTATATCTAactcctggagactccagggcaatcctggagggttggcaaccctgtgagtagctggaaaaaaagttcttagcaagttttggtgcaatcaccctttttcaggcatggggagtctctgctgttctgcgACCCCAAGGAATGAGAGAACTGAAAAGCATGGCAGGATGTCAGCAAGGATGTAAGTGGGTGGAActgaggaaaacaaaaggtagagcagggaaggggaggggaagggaagccaaTAGTGAGTAAAAAGAGACTCTACAGTGGTAGTAATGCAAggcagaaaagaggctgtctgtgaaaaaggaaatagctggaaatcaGGAAGATTAGGAAATAGGAAATGGGCATTAGGAAAGGAGAGGAAGTGGAGGAAGAAAAGTGTcagaggtcaggtctggcaggtgtctCACTGATGTCCCGTCACAGCCACGCAAAGACCCGTGCCAGGTCACAGGTCTGGGTTCTAGTCTCATGCCACAGCCCGTGCCCACGCACAGGCgagggggagaggggcggggTCACAGGTGAGCTGCACTCCCCGCACCTCCCCTGCAGGGGCCGCCCTTCCGCGGGAAATAGGCGCTACCCAATAGGAGGGAGGAAGTTGATACCAACCAATGGATGATCTCGTTCAAGCCCCGCCCCCGGCACTGATTGGCTGAAGGCCTCCAGCGGAATGAGGTCATCGTAGGAAAGGCGGAAGCaatcccagtcccagcctctctGCTGCTTCAGGCGCTGCGTTAGCGTGGTCTTGCCCGCTGCGGGCAGCCCGCACAACACGCACAGACCCAggccccgcgccgcgccggccTCTGGCCGCTGCATCTCGCACGGCGTCTGCTTCCCGGCCAGGCGACTTCCGTGCGCATGCGCAGATTTTTGCAGCGCCTCCGTGCTGTCGCTACCGCTTTGTGACGCTTCAGTGACGTTTGGGGGCGGGGTTCTGAGGGACGGGGCGTTCGCTGCGGTTTTCCGCGTTGCAGTCTTGGCAGCGTTCTGTTAAACGGTGCCCGTGTCCCTCAACCGTTTAAACGCACTCTGACATGGCTCACTGCCCCCAAGTACACCAACATCAGCAGCCTCGGTGGTTTGCCACAGCCTTGGCTCCCTCTCAGCCATTTCTATGAGGGAACCCTGCTCTCAGAGGAGCAGGATCCTCAGACAAATGCGGTCAAGCTGCCCGGCACGGCCGTTTAACGGACATAACTGCCCGCAAAATGTGGGTTTGACTCATTCAAAAATACCTAACGTGCCAGGTGGGGACCAGGCTCTCACACTCGGTGACTCTCGCATGGTTTCAGGAGTTTTGGTCGACAACGCTACACGCTACATGTATTGCGCAGTGGTGTGCTGGGTCGCGCAATCCATGTTGAGGGGAATTGAGCATCGCCACACGCGGCAAGACTCGCCACAAGCGCAAGCTTTATTCTCACACAAGTTAACCCGTTAATCGCGCAATTGGTTTAGAGCAGCCACATgggcaaagtaattatcacaggaCACACACAACCCTATCCAGCTACAAGAAAAGCCGGCCAGCTAGAAAGCTAGTCCTTGAAAATGCGTAACGACTCCATAGTGggtttctatccagttttaatttgaacGTGTAGCAGGGCCCCCAGACGGAGACGGTGAAGAGAAACAGGTTGCTTCGGCTGCTGGCGACTATTACAGATATTGTGGGACGGGGTCTGATCCCTCGTCCCAACAACTGCATGTCCTGCTGCACCATGGTTACAAAACGGGATGTGCAATTTGGGATATTGAGGATAGATGCGAACCCCGTGACTGCTGGCAGCGTTTCGAAGAACAGGGCAGCAGAGGTtcctagcagggctggggtgcaggggggaggaaagCGGGGTGAAACCATCCCTCCCGTTGGAAACCTTTGTtgtcctgggccctgcagccctggcagagATGTCGAGCACAGTGTTTAACCTGCTTGGTGGGGGAAGACCTTTCGAACATCTGATCCCTCATGCCTGGCAGCCTCGCTGGGGAGTTTGGGTGTGAGGGTTTAAACTCCTCAGCTGGGGAGGACGGGGTGGCCATGTATCCCTGATTTTTGGCACCGGCCtgagggcagccccagccctgaggacCCAGAGCTGTCCACAACTGATTCCAACAATCATTGACTGTCAGAAATTAGCTccaggcagcctttgtgtgtagacatgccacaTGTTCGTCTactacttttcaacatctttaataacaatttggatgtggggacgaagagctcgctggccaagttcgcggatgacaccaagttatggggaagcgtggtcatacttgaagataggctacagatacaggcggacgtAGAtgggctggcaagttgggcggatcgcAACGTGATCAAGTTCAACGttgaaaaatgtaaagtgctccatctcgggacgagcaacccccaacacacctacaggcttggcggtaccaaactgactagcaccatgaatgaaagggacctgggggtcataatagACCTCTATGAATATGACCCagcagggtgtccagactgtggaacagtggtgacgtgtagggggcgcacgggggtgcatgtgcactccctgagagtgccagtgcacccctgACCGGGTGCGCTCACCACTTAGGCTTTGGGCACGGGGGGCAGGCGGAAGCACCGGTGCCCCCCTCTGCAAACACCGACTGATcgctgcagccgctcccagaagcagctgctggcactcctggaagcagctgcagtgatcggccACAGCCGTCAGTCCCCCTGGGCAGCgggattggccgtggggggaccctccCGCCCTGGTCAGTGGGACTggtcatggggggcatgtgtccccccgccccccctcaactaaggcagcaccagtcacccatgctgtggaataagctccctttggaaatggtgcaatcatctaccctggagatcttcaagaggagactagacagtcatcttgttgggatcacctgacc
This window contains:
- the PSTK gene encoding L-seryl-tRNA(Sec) kinase, with amino-acid sequence MQRPEAGAARGLGLCVLCGLPAAGKTTLTQRLKQQRGWDWDCFRLSYDDLIPLEAFSQSVPGAGLERDHPLVSRWKSYRQELLVYLEHFLQALLNGDPLSAPASRTEATWERFVSCFREQGLISSDVPDAKSCRYVINATASRPLCFILDDNFYYQSMRYEVYQLARKYSLGFCQLFLDCPLECCLQRNRVRSQPLPDEIICLMAKKIEAPNLDKNTWEQNSLTLKGLEYTSEDNLQVISLLVTALKNPVKQIEENIEQKAADRAICAASILHQADQTFRRIISQTMKDAKDKNFLSSEMKILAEELNKLKAEFLEDLRQGNNQKYQVWLKNSEFLSKATTSFQQESDNIVKKYVF